Proteins from one Rhineura floridana isolate rRhiFlo1 chromosome 16, rRhiFlo1.hap2, whole genome shotgun sequence genomic window:
- the LOC133371192 gene encoding G-protein coupled receptor 83-like: protein MGRPLWLPPPSLAKPLRRRAEDGNGIGPDLLAALQAWRNRSFFFPEGEGWDMEELGDFQSGARYEGESQSRTAKALLVVAYAAIICVSLFGNVVVCHVVVKNKRMHSATGLFIVNLAVADIMITLLNTPFTLVRFVSSTWIFGKLMCHISRFVQYCSVHVSVLTLATIALDRHQVIMHPLKPRMSVVKGGICVVVIWVMASCFSLPHAIYQKLIWFPYGNRTDRIVCLSSFPPPTDLYWKYLDLATFVLLYVLPLSVISVTYMMVAKKLWMRPAIGDVTMEQYCAHQRKKKMTLKMLVVVVVVFAVCWFPLNCYLVLMSSKAIHSNNALYFAFHWFAMSSTCYNPFIYCWLNESFRSELKSLLGVCWKKEVSRSHALQSISAPFRHAWDENCPGTQGTISQQTRGASHRNSIRTDISIVQPILTGS, encoded by the exons ATGGGTCGGCCCCTCTGGCTTCCGCCGCCGTCCCTCGCCAAGCCCCTTCGCCGGCGGGCCGAGGATGGCAACGGCATCGGCCCGGACCTCTTGGCCGCCCTGCAGGCCTGGCGCAACCGGAGCTTCTTCTTCCCCGAGGGGGAGGGCTGGGACATGGAGGAGCTGGGCGACTTCCAGAGCGGCGCTCGCTACGAAGGCGAGTCCCAGAGCCGGACGGCGAAGGCGCTGCTCGTCGTGGCGTACGCGGCCATCATCTGCGTCTCGCTCTTCGGAAACGTGGTGGTGTGCCACGTGGTGGTCAAGAACAAGCGGATGCACTCGGCCACCGGCCTCTTCATCGTCAACCTGGCCGTGGCCGATATCATGATCACCCTCCTCAACACGCCTTTCACCTTG GTGCGATTTGTTAGTAGCACCTGGATTTTTGGAAAGTTGATGTGCCACATCAGCCGGTTTGTCCAGTACTGTTCTGTCCACGTGTCTGTGCTGACTCTTGCCACTATCGCTCTGGACCGCCATCAG GTTATCATGCATCCCTTGAAGCCCCGAATGTCCGTTGTGAAAGGAGGAATCTGCGTCGTCGTCATCTGGGTGATGGCCAGCTGCTTTTCTCTGCCGCACGCAATCTACCAGAAGCTAATATGGTTTCCTTATGG AAACAGAACAGATCGAATTGTGTGCCTCTCCAGTTTCCCTCCTCCGACTGATCTTTACTGGAAGTACCTGGATTTGGCCACCTTTGTCCTCCTGTACGTTTTGCCTTTGTCGGTGATCTCTGTCACTTACATGATGGTGGCCAAGAAACTTTGGATGAGGCCTGCCATTGGCGATGTGACTATGGAGCAGTACTGCGCCCACCAGCGGAAGAAGAAGATGACCCTGAagatgctggtggtggtggtggtggtctttgCCGTCTGCTGGTTCCCATTGAACTGCTACTTGGTCCTTATGTCTAGCAAGGCCATCCACAGCAACAACGCCCTGTACTTTGCTTTCCATTGGTTTGCCATGAGCAGCACCTGCTACAACCCTTTCATCTACTGCTGGCTGAACGAAAGCTTCCGCTCAGAGCTCAAGTCCTTGCTGGGCGTGTGCTGGAAGAAGGAGGTCTCCAGAAGCCACGCCCTGCAGTCCATATCAGCTCCTTTCAGGCACGCCTGGGATGAGAATTGCCCTGGCACTCAAGGTACCATCTCTCAGCAGACAAGAGGCGCATCCCACAGGAATTCCATACGAACAGATATATCCATCGTTCAGCCGATCCTAACAGGTAGCTGA